One stretch of Armigeres subalbatus isolate Guangzhou_Male chromosome 2, GZ_Asu_2, whole genome shotgun sequence DNA includes these proteins:
- the LOC134215968 gene encoding uncharacterized protein LOC134215968, translating into MSSNRRNTLVVDFGVLPNRPTLEQVKEVIEVDLKLKMVDVRNIQLHNLRNCVLIELNDAGLALRLQKEHHLRHTFRCQGVKYSIPVYVDGPTTTVRLHDLPPCMSNTTITQHMEQYGKVISIQNEVWKNFFPGIPNGVRVIRMRMEVQIPSRIVIENESTLVTFRGQNKQVTPSGGSETQQEKRTVSNTAERQRKDVDKNCNDTAEATPHAADPNSSDNDSNDDDDVAHIDPHPGTTTKRRLSTGTNESNSNEARCEQDRKRSCGDDCCLDDLQYTKENLSDPGWKVYNTRSKKK; encoded by the coding sequence ATGTCATCGAACAGGCGAAACACACTAGTCGTCGATTTCGGTGTTCTTCCGAATCGACCTACGCTAGAGCAAGTGAAAGAAGTCATCGAGGTTGATCTTAAGCTCAAGATGGTGGATGTCAGAAATATTCAACTGCACAACTTGAGAAACTGTGTACTCATCGAGTTGAACGATGCAGGCTTGGCATTACGGCTGCAAAAAGAGCATCATCTCCGACACACATTCCGATGCCAGGGTGTGAAATATTCTATCCCTGTGTATGTAGATGGCCCCACCACCACCGTAAGGCTTCATGACCTGCCACCATGTATGTCTAACACAACCATCACCCAACATATGGAGCAATATGGAAAAGTGATCTCCATTCAAAATGAAGTATGGAAGAACTTCTTCCCTGGTATACCAAACGGTGTCAGAGTGATACGAATGAGGATGGAGGTACAAATACCATCGCGTATAGTAATAGAAAACGAATCTACACTCGTAACTTTCCGAGGCCAAAACAAACAAGTGACACCGAGCGGAGGATCTGAGACTCAGCAAGAAAAACGAACAGTTTCAAACACCGCCGAACGACAGAGAAAAGACGTGGACAAAAATTGCAACGATACAGCTGAAGCTACCCCGCATGCGGCAGATCCCAACTCAAGCGACAACGAttctaatgatgatgatgatgtcgcACACATCGACCCACACCCTGGAACAACAACAAAGAGGCGGTTGTCGACTGGGACAAATGAATCGAATTCGAATGAGGCTAGATGCGAACAAGATCGGAAGAGATCGTGTGGCGATGACTGCTGCCTGGACGATCTGCAGTACACCAAAGAGAATCTTTCGGATCCAGGATGGAAAGTGTATAACACTAGgtcgaagaaaaaatga